The proteins below come from a single Candidatus Zixiibacteriota bacterium genomic window:
- a CDS encoding porin family protein, protein MENANDSNPRGRSGSRSSRTRRMTRALVFVALACGAAAVPAGAGPVIFGAKAGLSISNQDYEYDNGTLAFERDPRTGLAVMVLAEFNLTPVLSLQPELGFVQRGSSVELIRTSETSPEPIGSLKLDDRVDYIVFPVHVKAILPAAKYRPYVLAGPRIDWKINDDSESSSILARMYETFVYGGSAGIGLEYGYGPVGAIVAEFVYQFDFSDAASGGAVEVTNESFLIMLGYTF, encoded by the coding sequence ATGGAAAACGCCAACGATTCCAATCCGCGCGGCCGGAGCGGCAGCCGCTCGAGTCGTACTCGTCGAATGACCAGGGCACTGGTTTTCGTCGCACTGGCCTGTGGCGCTGCGGCCGTGCCGGCCGGCGCCGGGCCCGTCATTTTCGGCGCCAAGGCGGGGTTGTCAATCTCAAACCAGGATTACGAGTACGACAACGGCACACTTGCATTCGAGCGTGATCCGCGAACCGGTCTGGCCGTGATGGTCCTGGCGGAATTCAATCTCACACCGGTGCTCTCGCTTCAGCCCGAACTGGGGTTCGTCCAGCGGGGCAGCTCTGTCGAGCTGATACGGACGTCGGAGACATCGCCAGAGCCGATCGGATCACTGAAGCTCGACGACCGCGTCGACTATATCGTGTTTCCCGTGCATGTTAAAGCAATTCTGCCGGCGGCGAAGTATCGGCCGTATGTGCTCGCGGGTCCACGGATCGACTGGAAGATCAACGACGATTCCGAGTCCTCGTCGATACTTGCCCGGATGTACGAGACGTTTGTGTACGGCGGATCGGCGGGCATCGGACTCGAGTACGGCTACGGACCGGTCGGCGCGATAGTCGCCGAGTTTGTTTACCAGTTTGATTTCAGTGACGCCGCCTCGGGCGGCGCGGTTGAGGT